TCGGCGCTCGGCCCGGGATTCTCCTCGGAATCGCTGCTCCTGCGCACCTGAACAGGTCCCGCTTTACCGCTTGGCGGCGCCGATGGTATCCTGCCGGCGACCGCGCGGGCTTGCGCGCGCCACTCGACCTCGCCCTCGGGTCGTGTCGATCCCGCTCCCCCCTATGGTTGATCCAACCGTATGAGGCCCGCCATGCATGATGACCAGAACCCGCCCGATGCCGAGTTGCCCGAACCGGCGCCGGAAACCGAGGCCCGCCCCGCCGCCGAGCCGGTCACCGCCGGTTTCGTCTTCACCGGCACCACCGACGAGTACTTCCGCATCTGGATCGTCAACATGTGCCTGTCGCTGGTGACGCTGGGAATCTATTCGGCCTGGGCCAAGGTGCGCCTGACGCAGTACATCCGCGCCCACACGACGCTCGACGGCATGCCCTTCACCTACGACGCCAATCCCATGGCCATCCTGCGCGGCCGCATCGTCGCCGTGATCGTGTTCGGCGGCTGGACAGGCCTGGGATATGTGGCGCCCCTGGCCCAGCTCGCGCTGCTGTTGCCGCTGGCGTTCGTCGTGCCCTGGCTGATCGTTGCCTCGCTGCGGTTCAACGCCCGCGTGACCACCTACCGCAACGTCGGCTTCACCTTCGACGGTCGCTACGGCGACGCCCTCGGCTACTTCGTCGTGGCGCCGGTGTTGTCGGTGTTCACGCTCTACCTGCTCATCCCCTGGGTCGTCTGCCGCCAGCGTGTCTGGCAGGCAGTGCACACCAGCTGGGGCGACCGGCGCCTGGCGATGCGCGGCACCAGCGCCGACTTCTACGTGGCGCACTTGCCCCTCATCATCTCGATCTTCGTTGCCATCATCCTGTTCTCGGTCGCCCTCGGCTTGTCGACGATAGGCGAGAAAGGCGAATCACCCCTCCGTCACTCTACGCCGGCCATGTACACGCTCGTGCTGGTCTACCTGATCGTGATCTTCGCCTCGATCTTCACGCACGCGGCCGTGCTCAAGGCCACCCTGGGCCACCTGTGGATCGGCGAGGGCGCGCACGTCAACTGCAGCTTCGAGACGCCGCGGTACGCCTGGATCCTGATCTCCAACACGCTGGCCACGCTGGTGTCGCTGGGCCTGCTCTATCCCTGGAGCGAGATCCGCCGCCTGCGCTATCTTGCCGCCCACACGTCCGTGACCGGCGTGGAGACCTTCGACACCGTAACCGGCCCGCGCGGCGCCGCGGGCTCGGCCGCCGGCGAGGAGATTGCGGATGCTTTCGACATCGAAGTCGGGTTCTGACGACACCACGCCGGGCGGCCTGCCCGTCGTCAACGGCAGCTGGTTCGTGGCCGGCTCGGCGCTGCGCCATACGGCCACGCTGACGCTGGCCGGGGCGCTGCTCGAGATCCGGGGCGACGGGCAGGGCACCGACTACCCCGTGGCGCAGGCCCGCGTGGCCGACTTCGGCGATGCCGTGACGCTGGAGTTCAGCGACGGCGGCGCCTTCGTCGTGGCCTCGGGCCAGGCCGACACGCCGCGGCTGCTGGGCGCGCTGCAGGGCAAGGCCCCGCTGGTGCGCCGGCTGGAGCGGCGCTGGCAGACGGTCGCCATCGCGCTGGTCGGCACCGTGGGCCTGGGCGCGCTGCTGCTGCTGGTGGTCCTGCCCGCCCTGGCGCGGCCGGTGGCGGGGCTGGTGCCGCCGGCCTGGTCGCGCCTGATCGACGACCAGGCGCTGCCCGTGCTCGACCGCATGGTGCTGGCGCCGAGCGCGCTTCCCGAGGCCGATCGCGCGCGCATCGAGGGCGACCTGCAGGAGCTGGTCACCGGCCTGCAACTGGACGCGGATCGTTACCGGCTGCTGTTCCGCTCGGGTGACGGCATCGGCGCCAATGCCTTCGCGCTGCCCGGAGGCACCATCATCGTCACCGACCGCATGGCGGAACTGGCGAGCCCGGAAGAGCTGGCGGCCGTGTTGACGCACGAGATAGGTCACGTCGAACGGCGGCACGGCCTGCAGCAGATCCTGCGCAAGTCGACGCTCGCCATCATCCTGGTGCTGGTGGGACCCGACGCCGGGACCATCTCCGAACTCGCGCAGGACCTGCCGGCGGTGCTGCTGGACAGCGGCTATTCGCGCGCCTTCGAGCGCGAGGCCGACCTCTACGCCTGCCGCTCGCTCACGCAACTGGGACGCAGCCCGGAGCCGCTGGCCGGCGCGCTCGAACGGCTGGCCGCGGAGCATCCCGATGGCCCTACCGTGCCGGCCTGGGTGTCGTCGCACCCGGATACGGACGAGCGGATCGCGAAGATCCGCTCGTACCGTCCCGAGGGTGATGCATCCGCAGAGTAGCCCGGTCTACGAAGTGGCCGCCGAGGTTGCCACGGTTGTCGCGATGAGCGCTGCCGCCACCGCCGACTGCGCCGCCTGCACCGCTTGCAACGCCTCGCCCGTGGCGCCGGCCGCCAGTTGCCCCTCGGACAGCTGCTTCAGGCGCGCCTTGCGACCCTTCAGATCCTTCCTGGGGATGGCTTTCTCCAGCAGCGCGGTCGCGTTGGCCACGGCGACCACGACCATCGTGCGCGGGTCGATGCGGTCACTGTCGCCCATGACGGCATCGGTGAGCCGCGCGATCAGCGCCTGCTCGGGCCCGCCGTCGCGGGTCGGGAAGATGGTCCGCGGGAAGATGCCGAGCACCTTGTCGCTCGACTCGTTGAGCACGCCCTTGCTCACCAGGCCGCGCGCCGCGCGATTCCTGAGGTCCTTCAGGCCGGCGAATTTCGCCACCCACTCGGAGCCGCGCTTGCGGCGCTTGGCGTCCTGGACCAGGCGCAGGCACTCGGACAGCAGCGGGTCGTCGACCTGCGCGCCCGGCTCGGCATCGACCATCTTCTTCTTGTCGGCGCCGATGTGCAGCTTGCCCATGAGCACGAGCTCGGCCAGGATGACGCCGCCCATGGCGGTCGTGTGCCAGGCGCTCATGCCGGTGGTACCCTTGCGGTCGTCGAGGGCCAGCAGCAGCATCTCTTCGTACAACGTCAGGCTGATCTTGGCGGGCATGATCGCGTTCCCCCCTCGAGTTGGTTACCGGTTGACGGCATCCTACCCGCGCCAGCCGCCCTGTATTCGCCGCGCTCGCGGCCGCTGCGCCCGCACGTGGGTTCAGCGCCCGCCGGCCGGCGCCGCCTGCTTCTCGCGGTCGCGGTACATGGCGATCGACATCTCCAGGACGGCGGCCTGGTCGGAGCCCTGCTTCTTCAGTTCGGCCAGCTCGGCCTCGGCCTTCTCGGGCTGGCCCAGGGCCAGGTAGGTCTCGCCGCGGTACTCGCGCGCCAGCGCGAACTTCGGATCCAGCTTGATCGCCTTGTCGTAGGCGGCCAGCGAATGCTCCAGTTTGCCGAGGCGCCGGTAGCAGTAGCCCAGGTAGTTGTGGGCTTCCTTGTAGTCCTGCTTCAGCGAGACGGCGGTCGCGAAATCGCCGATCGCCTGCTCGTATTCGCGCAGCGCCTTGCCGTCGGGGCGCGCGGCGTAGTCGTAGGCGAAGGTCTTGCTCATCCCCATGCCGATGGCGTCGGCGCGCTTCACCTTGAGGACGCCTTCGTTGTAGGCGGCCGTGGCCTTGACCGTGTTGGCGTCGGCCTTGGCGCTCGGCGTCTGCGATTCGGTGCCGCCGGCCAGGGCGCTGCCGGCGGCAAACAGCATCGTCACAAGGACGATCGGGAACAGGTGACGGTGCGAACGCATGGCGCCTCCAGGGGTCGGGGAACGGGCTGATTCCGGCCCGTCAGGGTAGCCACGCCCCCCGCCGGGCGCCACCGGGCGGGCCCTCGTCAGGACGACAGCAGCACGATCCCCGCCACGGTCAGCAGCATGCCCAGCGCCGTCTTGAGCGTCAGCGGCTCGCCGCCGATGGTCAGCGCCAGCAGCGCCCCGAACAGCGGCGAGGTGAAGGCGATGGGCATCACCTTCGTCAGCGGCGCCTGTTTCAAGGCCGCGTAGAAGCAGAGCATGCCCAGCGACCCGGCCACCAGCCCGCCGCCCACGATCATGTAGACCAGCGACCGCGTGCCCGCCTGTGCGGCGAGCTTCCAGTGCGGCGCGCTGACAGCCCCCAGCACCACCAGCGCCGTCGCCGTGCGGATGGTGATGCCGAGCTGCGGCGGCAGGTGCCCCAGCTGCAGCCCGCGCTTCTCGAAGTAGCCGCCCAGGCCCCAGGCGATGGCGGTCAGAAGGGCCAGCAGTTGGGGTTTCATCGGTGTCCTTCCCGGCGGCGCGGGGGGCGGGGGGGGGGGGGGGGGGGGGGGGGGGGGGGGGGGGGGGGGGGGGGGGGGGGGGGGGGGGGGGGGGGGGGGGGGGGGGGGGGGGGGGGGGGGGGGGGGGGGGGGGGGGGGGGGGGGGGGGGGGGGGGGGGGGCGCGGCCACCGGCCGGCGGCGGCGCGAGCCGCGGCGCGGCCCGCCGGGGGGGGGGGGGGGGGGGGGGGGGGGGGGGGGGGGGGGGGGGGGGGGGGGGGGGGGGGGGGCGCAAGCGGCAGGACAGGGGGGCGGGACCTTCCGTTTGAGCCGACAGCCGACGGGGCCGCCATGTGCGCCGGCGCAGACGCCACCGCGCCCCTTGCGCGCGCCGCCGGTTCAGTCCTTCAGCCGGCGCCATTCCACCTGCCGGATGGTCTCCTCGCGTTCGCCGGGGCGAACGAGGACGGGCAACTGCGTTTCGTAGCCCATCTCGTACGGATCGCCGGTGAACGCAACGATCCAGATCCAGCCCTCACCGCCGGGCAACTCGTAGACGACCGGCCTTGCCACCCGATCATTTGCCCAGCAGGTCAGTTCGAGCAGCGGGCCGCCGAAATTCGCCCGCACCCGCAGGCGCAGGTCCTGGCGCATGTCCTGCGGCACGGTATCCCGGGCCACGGTGGTGACGCTGAACGGCAATGAGGGCCAGGTGAGCGCGGGCAGCCGCGTCAAGCCGGCGCGCAGTTCGGCCAGGCGCTTGTGCAGCTCGGGGTCCTCGCCCGTGCCTTCACCCCAGCGGTCCCAGTCCACGCCGTGCAGGATCCCGGCGTCCGGTCCACGAGTTGCCAGCCAGGCGACGAAGCCGAAGCTGTCGCCGCCGCCGCCGTCCAACTGGTGGATGTAGACGCGTCCGTCCGCCGCGTCGTAGCCGAGCACATCGCACAGCCATTCGCCGCCGGAAGTCGCCCAAGCCGTCCCGGCGGACAGAAAGCATAGGGATGCTGTGATCAGGATCAGCCTGGTTCGCATCGCACGTCCTTTGGTTCGGTCGGGCCCGCAACGAGTATCCCAGACCGCTGGCGCGCCGTCAATTGTGCGCGGTCCCGCCAGGCGCCCCCGGGTGCGGGTTGCGGCCGCCCGGCGACGGCACGACATTGTGAACTTGAGAATCATGTCATCCAAGCCGGAACCGACGTGCCCGAAAGGAACTCCCGCCCATGACCATGGTACTCTTCAATTTCGGCCATTACCTTGGCCTGGCCGCGTTCGCCGCCGCCCTGGCGGTGGAACTGGTGCTGTTCTCGCGCCGGGTCGGCGGCCGCACCGCTCGCCTGCTCGCGATGGCCGACCTGGTCTACGGACTGGCCGCGGCCCTGATCATCGCCACCGGCCTGCTGAAGGTCTTCGCCGGCGACAAGCCCGCCGTCTACTACGGCCACAACATGTTCTTCCATATCAAGCTGACGCTGTTCGTACTGATCTTCCTGGCCTCGATCTACCCGACCACGCACTTCATCCGCAACCGGCGCGCCGCCGACAGTGACGTCGTCGAGTACCCGGGGCTGGTGGGCACGCTGCTGAAGGTGGAGCTGGCGGCAACGGCGCTGGTGCCGCTGCTCGCGGTGATGATGGCGCGCGGGTTCGGGGTCGGGAACTGAACCCGGCCCGCCGAAAGGCGCCTGCATCCTTGCGTTCAATCCGCTTGCATCTGCACGGTGCGCGCCTATGCTGCTCACCATGACCACTCAACAGACTCCCGATTTCTTCGACCGCGAAAAGGCCGCCGCCTACGACAAACACATCAGTCGTCTGGCGCCGATCGCGGAGAACCTGCATTTCCTGATCCGGCTGGTCCTGTGCGACCTGCCCGCAGACGCCCGCGTGCTCTGTGTCGGGGTCGGCACGGGAGCCGAGATCCTGTCACTGGCCGCGGCCAATCCGGGCTGGACCTTCGTGGGCGTCGACCCGTCGCAGGCGATGCTCGAGGTCTGCCGCGAGCGCCTGACGCAGGCGGGCATTCTCGAGCGCTGCGCGCTGGTCCACGGCTACCTGCAGGAGGTCGCGGAAGACCGGGTATTCGATGCGGCGCTCAGCGTGCTGGTGGCCCATTTCATCGCGATTCCTGCGCGGCGGGAACTACTGAAGGGCATGGCCGGACGGTTGAGGCAGAACGGCTACCTCGTCACTGCAGAGATCAGTTGCGACCTGGATGCAGACGAGTTCCCGACGGTGCTTGCGAACTGGGAACAGGTCCAGAAGCTCATGGGTGCCACGCCGGAATCCCTGGCCGACCTGCCGCGGCAGCTGCGCGAGGTCCTGACGGTATTACCCCACGATGAAACCGAACGGATGCTGCAGGATTGCGGCATCCCGCAGCCGGTACGGTTCTTCCAGGCGTTCATGATCGCGGGCTGGTACGGACGTGTCGGCCGGGTTACTGCCTGACCGGTAGCCGCGAAGGGCACATAACGCTCATGCTCCACGAGATCCTCACCTACGTCACCACCCCCTGTCCCGCCTACGTCAGGCGCATGCGCTACCTGTTCGACATCATCGCCCTGCGCGGCCGGTACCAGCGGAACCGCGCGGCGTGGCGGCCGCACCTGGAGAACACGCGCGCCTTCCTCCTGGCTGCGGCGGACCGGTGTGAGCGCAGGGATGCGGTCGCCGTGTACGGGGCGGGCCTGCTCCTCGATGTGCCGCTCGCGGAACTCGCAGCGCGCTTCAGGGAAGTGTACCTGCTCGATATCGTGTTTCTGCGCGAAGTGCGCTGGAAGGCGCGGCGGTACGGCAACGTGACCCTTGTCCAGCACGACACCGCGAACGTGGCCGAGGCGCTTTGTGACGGCATCAAGCGGGGCTCAAGCGAACTTCCGGAGCCGTCGCCCGCGCCTCCGGAGTGCGTGCGGCGGGCCGACCTCGTGATCTCGCTGAACATCCTGTCGCAGCTCGCGCTCATGCCCAGGCACTATGCGGACACGAAGATCGACAATCTCGACGAACAGCAGCTCGACGCCTGGTGCGGCCGCATCGTGGATGCTCACCTGGAGTTGCTGCGCTCGCTCGACCACCACGTCTGCATGGTCGTCGATCACACCTACGAGAAGCGCGACAAGTCGGGCGCGATCGTCCACACCGGCACCACGGTCTACGACCGCACCCTGCCCGACCCCGACGCGACCTGGAACTGGGACCTGGCCCCTCTCGGGGAAAGCGACCGCTCTCTGTCGACCGGGTTGCTCGTGGGGGCCTGGCACCTGCGCTGAGCCGAAGGCGGCCCTACGGGCTCGGCGCGTCGCTATCCGACGCACAGAGAACCTTCGGATCCGGCTGCTCACCGCCCAGCGCCAGGTCGACCCAGTACAGGGTGTTGGCGTTGGCCTGGTCCAGGCACCAGGCGCGGTACAGCGCACGGTTGCGGTGGAAGTAGGCGAAGTGCCCCATGTGGAAGGCCACCAGCTGCTCGTCGGCAATCGCCTGCCGCTGCCCATCGGCCAAGGAAGTGAAGCAGGATGCCGCATCGGCCTGGAAGTACGGCAACTGCAGCTCCGGCGGCGCCGGGATGAGGGCCGCCTGCGAGTCGCAATAGTGCCGGCCGTCGGTGTTGATGCGGGTTTCGCTGCCGATCAGGCGCGCCATCGCGGCCTCGTCCAGCCAGAAGAAAGCGGCCAGGCGCCCGACCGTGTCCAGCCGGTATTCGCCGGCGCGGAACCAGTCGGGCAGGCGATCGAGGCGGGCCTGCAGGCGCCCGGCGTCGATGGCCAGCGGTCCGGGCATCGCCAGCAGGAGCGCCTGGTCCGAGCCGGGCACGAACCAGAGCGTCGTGTGGGGAAACACCGTGCGGAACGTGTTGAGGTGGATGCTGAACAACGGGCCCCGCATGGAGTCCAGCACCGGCACCCACTGCGCGAAGATCCCGCCGGGCGCCAGGCGCTGCCTGACCGACGCGTAGAATTCCCCGGTGTACAGGATCCAGCTGTCGTAGGCGCGCGGGTGCGTCGAATCCGAAATGATCAGGTCGTACTGCTTGCGGCTGGTAACCAGGAAATTGCGTCCGTCATCGTTGTGGAAATGGAAGCGCGGATTGTGGAAGACATCGCCGTTCACCTCGGTGAACAGGTCGTTGATGCCCTCGATGTCGGGGTTCAGGTCAACGACATCCAGTGACGCCACGTCGTCCAGCGCGAGCACCGAGCCTGCCGTGATGCCGGCGCCGAAGGCCACGACCGCGGCCTGCATGTCGCCCTCGCCCTCGTGCAACAGCCCCGGCAGCACGCCCAGCAGCTTGAACAGCTGCACGTGCCAGTAGCGCGTGGAGGCTTCCTCGATGCCGTTCAGGTACATGTCGCGGTAGGTGCCCTTGCGGGGGTCCGCCTGGTCGAGCACCGTGACGGTGGCGGCGCGGCCTTCGCGCACCAGCAGCATCTCGGTCTTTGCGGCGCCCGTGTCCTCGGCGATCCGGCCCGCGTACAGGTCCATCACCCCGGGCAGCATCAGCGCCAGTGCGGCGACGACAACAGCGGCGGTGCTGAGCGAGATGACCAGCCGCCGCCGTGGCATCAGCACCAGCAGTCCGATGGCCAAACAGACGGCCGTCAACAGCAACAGCGTGTTCTGCACGCCGATGTGTGGCACGAGCAGGAGGTTGGCCACGCCGGCGCCGATCACGCCGCCGGCCGTGTTCAGGGCATAGAGGTTGGCGGCGCTGCGCGTCGTGCCGCCGCCGCTCGCGGTCGGCAGCATGCGCATCGCCACCGGCAGCAGCGCACCGATCAGGATGGTCGGCAGGATCAGGATGCCGAGGATGGGCAGCGGATCGCGGGTGGCGCCGCCGGCCATGCCGGTCAACTGGTCCACGCCGCGCACGGCGCCCGCCAGCAGCAGGTACGGGGTGGCCATGACGAACACGCCGGCGCCCAGGGCCAGCAGGCCGAACATCCGTTGCCCCCGCACCCGGCCCAATACGCCGTACAACCAGGTGCCGGCCACCGCGCTGAAGCCCGTGCCGAGCAGGAATGCCGTCAGCACCAGGGGGAACACCGAGACCGTGTTGCCCAGGTAGAGGATGCTGAGCCGGGTGAGCAGCACTTCGTAAGCCAGTGCGACGAAGCCGATGCCGAAGGTGGCCGCGCGCAGCACCCGGGCCGGCGCTCCTTCCGCTTCGTCGATGCCGGCCTGCTCGACGACATCCGGCTGCGGGCTCGGGGTCAGCACAGCCTGCGGTCGCAATGCGTTGGCGACCAGCGCGCTCAGCGCCGCCGTCACGTACAGGCCAAGGGCCACTACGATGGTCGCCTGGACTCCCCGCTCGAGCAGGAAGTAGTAGCCGGCCGCGAAGCAGCCGAGCGCCGCGCCGATGGTGTTGACGCTGTACAGGTAGCCGGTGCGCGCCGAACGCCGCCCGGAATCGCCGGCGGTGGTGCCGGCGATCATGGCCGGGAAGGTCGCGCCCATCAGGATGGCCGGCAGCAGCAACGCCACCGTACTGACCAGGAGACGGGCTGCCGTCAGGCTGCCCTGCTGCGCCGTCCCGGCGGCCATCGAGGTGAACAGACCGGTCAGGAGATCGAACAGCGCCGGCGACGCCTTCACGTACAGCCCGATGCAGGCTTCGAGCAGGATATAGGGCATCAAGGAGCCGCGACGGCGGCTGAAGTAACGGCCGCCGACCACGCTGCCCAGGCCCAGGCCGCCCATGAAGATGATGATGATCATCGCCGCGGCGCTGAGCGAGTTGCCCACCACGACGATCAGCATGCGGTTCCACGTCACCTCGGCGGCGAGGCAACCGGCGCCGGAGGCGAAGAACGCCAGGTAGATGAGGAAGGAGAAGGTCAGGGAGCGGATCTTCGCGTTCATCGTCGCGTGCTGTCGACCAGGTTGGTCGTTGCCACGACCTCGGGAATCTGGCCATCGACCTCGAGAACCACCGTGTGCAACGTCCCGCTGCAGGCCACGACGAGGTCCGCGACAGGCCAGCCGCCGGTCACGCACGTGAGCTCGACCGTGATCTCCTGGCCGAGAAGCAGGTTGATGTCGACGGAATCGGCGGGGCAAGATGCCACGAGCAGCACGGGATAGCCAAGGTCCGTGACGCCCCTCATGGCCTCGAAGGCGCAAGCGCCCAGCGATGCGGCCGTCAGGCGCATGGACACCCCGATGTACTGCGGAAGCGTGTCGCACACGGTCGAGTTGCCGACGGTACGGCAGTGCAACCGCTGGCCCGATCCCCACGTGCCCGAAAGCGTCAGCCGCAGTTCGCGGATGCTCCTGACCTCGTCGGGAATCCGGAAGGCGATCGAGCGGGTCGAAGGCACCGTAAACGGCGGACTGCCGCCCAGGCTGTAGTCGCCCGCGAGCCCAGGCAGGTCGACAGGAATCGTCGCATCGGTCAGCTCAATCGGGACGACCGGGGCCTCGTCACCACACGCGCACAGGATGGCCAGCACGAGCAGCAGCGAAATGACGACGAAGCCCTGACGGGAGACCATGATCGAAACCTCTGGTGGTACAGCCTGCCGGACGTCTTCCGCGTCTCGGCGAGATCGCATGCCGATCCCGGGAGCCTACCGATCGGAGGTCTCGCTATCAATGGCAGAAGCTGCGCTCACTCGCTCCCGCCCGACCCCGCCGGCATCGGGAAGCACTCCTGTATCCACGCCTGCCACCGCGGCGTCTCGTGCTCGACGCCTGCGGCCGCCTGCTCGCCGTACATGTAGAACGTGAGCGTCGCCATCACCGCGTCACCGAATTCGATGGTACCGAACGCAGCGGTGCCGGGCCCTGGCTTGTCGAGTCGCAGCAGCACACCGTACGGGCTGTCGCTGACGTGCTCCACAATGCCACCCAACTCCGGTGCGCCTGTGGGAACAGTCCAGCCTTGCCCGACACCCACGCCGCTCAGCCCCAGTGCTGCGGTCAGCGTCGCCCAGGCCTCCGCGGCCGTTCCGGTGACCGGCGCCATGAGCTGCATGATCGCGGCGCGCTGCCCGCGGAAGTGCAGGAGATAGAGCCGCAGGATGCGCGCGATGCCGGGCCAGCCCTCTTCGGCGCCGGTCAGCTGAGCGTCCCAGTCGTCGGTGCTGGAGAACAGGCTCTGCACGATGCGGACAACGCAGACGCCGCCCGCCCGCGCCTCGACGCTGAACTCGGTCGCGATCGGCGGCGAGCCCGGTACCCAGCCCGCGCCTTCCCTGGCGAACAGCCGCGGCGGATCCCAGGCCGTCACAAAGGAGCGCGATTCCATATAGGGGCCGAAATCCAGCCTGACCGCGACGGGCTTGCCGCCCTCCTCCTCGAACGTGGCCGGCACGAACCACGCCGAAATGCC
This genomic window from bacterium contains:
- a CDS encoding DUF898 domain-containing protein, which translates into the protein MHDDQNPPDAELPEPAPETEARPAAEPVTAGFVFTGTTDEYFRIWIVNMCLSLVTLGIYSAWAKVRLTQYIRAHTTLDGMPFTYDANPMAILRGRIVAVIVFGGWTGLGYVAPLAQLALLLPLAFVVPWLIVASLRFNARVTTYRNVGFTFDGRYGDALGYFVVAPVLSVFTLYLLIPWVVCRQRVWQAVHTSWGDRRLAMRGTSADFYVAHLPLIISIFVAIILFSVALGLSTIGEKGESPLRHSTPAMYTLVLVYLIVIFASIFTHAAVLKATLGHLWIGEGAHVNCSFETPRYAWILISNTLATLVSLGLLYPWSEIRRLRYLAAHTSVTGVETFDTVTGPRGAAGSAAGEEIADAFDIEVGF
- a CDS encoding M48 family metallopeptidase; translated protein: MLSTSKSGSDDTTPGGLPVVNGSWFVAGSALRHTATLTLAGALLEIRGDGQGTDYPVAQARVADFGDAVTLEFSDGGAFVVASGQADTPRLLGALQGKAPLVRRLERRWQTVAIALVGTVGLGALLLLVVLPALARPVAGLVPPAWSRLIDDQALPVLDRMVLAPSALPEADRARIEGDLQELVTGLQLDADRYRLLFRSGDGIGANAFALPGGTIIVTDRMAELASPEELAAVLTHEIGHVERRHGLQQILRKSTLAIILVLVGPDAGTISELAQDLPAVLLDSGYSRAFEREADLYACRSLTQLGRSPEPLAGALERLAAEHPDGPTVPAWVSSHPDTDERIAKIRSYRPEGDASAE
- a CDS encoding GPP34 family phosphoprotein, producing the protein MPAKISLTLYEEMLLLALDDRKGTTGMSAWHTTAMGGVILAELVLMGKLHIGADKKKMVDAEPGAQVDDPLLSECLRLVQDAKRRKRGSEWVAKFAGLKDLRNRAARGLVSKGVLNESSDKVLGIFPRTIFPTRDGGPEQALIARLTDAVMGDSDRIDPRTMVVVAVANATALLEKAIPRKDLKGRKARLKQLSEGQLAAGATGEALQAVQAAQSAVAAALIATTVATSAATS
- a CDS encoding tetratricopeptide repeat protein produces the protein MRSHRHLFPIVLVTMLFAAGSALAGGTESQTPSAKADANTVKATAAYNEGVLKVKRADAIGMGMSKTFAYDYAARPDGKALREYEQAIGDFATAVSLKQDYKEAHNYLGYCYRRLGKLEHSLAAYDKAIKLDPKFALAREYRGETYLALGQPEKAEAELAELKKQGSDQAAVLEMSIAMYRDREKQAAPAGGR
- a CDS encoding EamA family transporter gives rise to the protein MKPQLLALLTAIAWGLGGYFEKRGLQLGHLPPQLGITIRTATALVVLGAVSAPHWKLAAQAGTRSLVYMIVGGGLVAGSLGMLCFYAALKQAPLTKVMPIAFTSPLFGALLALTIGGEPLTLKTALGMLLTVAGIVLLSS
- a CDS encoding DUF2214 family protein, which gives rise to MTMVLFNFGHYLGLAAFAAALAVELVLFSRRVGGRTARLLAMADLVYGLAAALIIATGLLKVFAGDKPAVYYGHNMFFHIKLTLFVLIFLASIYPTTHFIRNRRAADSDVVEYPGLVGTLLKVELAATALVPLLAVMMARGFGVGN
- a CDS encoding class I SAM-dependent methyltransferase is translated as MTTQQTPDFFDREKAAAYDKHISRLAPIAENLHFLIRLVLCDLPADARVLCVGVGTGAEILSLAAANPGWTFVGVDPSQAMLEVCRERLTQAGILERCALVHGYLQEVAEDRVFDAALSVLVAHFIAIPARRELLKGMAGRLRQNGYLVTAEISCDLDADEFPTVLANWEQVQKLMGATPESLADLPRQLREVLTVLPHDETERMLQDCGIPQPVRFFQAFMIAGWYGRVGRVTA
- a CDS encoding fused MFS/spermidine synthase is translated as MNAKIRSLTFSFLIYLAFFASGAGCLAAEVTWNRMLIVVVGNSLSAAAMIIIIFMGGLGLGSVVGGRYFSRRRGSLMPYILLEACIGLYVKASPALFDLLTGLFTSMAAGTAQQGSLTAARLLVSTVALLLPAILMGATFPAMIAGTTAGDSGRRSARTGYLYSVNTIGAALGCFAAGYYFLLERGVQATIVVALGLYVTAALSALVANALRPQAVLTPSPQPDVVEQAGIDEAEGAPARVLRAATFGIGFVALAYEVLLTRLSILYLGNTVSVFPLVLTAFLLGTGFSAVAGTWLYGVLGRVRGQRMFGLLALGAGVFVMATPYLLLAGAVRGVDQLTGMAGGATRDPLPILGILILPTILIGALLPVAMRMLPTASGGGTTRSAANLYALNTAGGVIGAGVANLLLVPHIGVQNTLLLLTAVCLAIGLLVLMPRRRLVISLSTAAVVVAALALMLPGVMDLYAGRIAEDTGAAKTEMLLVREGRAATVTVLDQADPRKGTYRDMYLNGIEEASTRYWHVQLFKLLGVLPGLLHEGEGDMQAAVVAFGAGITAGSVLALDDVASLDVVDLNPDIEGINDLFTEVNGDVFHNPRFHFHNDDGRNFLVTSRKQYDLIISDSTHPRAYDSWILYTGEFYASVRQRLAPGGIFAQWVPVLDSMRGPLFSIHLNTFRTVFPHTTLWFVPGSDQALLLAMPGPLAIDAGRLQARLDRLPDWFRAGEYRLDTVGRLAAFFWLDEAAMARLIGSETRINTDGRHYCDSQAALIPAPPELQLPYFQADAASCFTSLADGQRQAIADEQLVAFHMGHFAYFHRNRALYRAWCLDQANANTLYWVDLALGGEQPDPKVLCASDSDAPSP
- a CDS encoding SRPBCC domain-containing protein, with protein sequence MSVKKEASGRRSIQVDIEVPGTPEEVWQAIATGPGISAWFVPATFEEEGGKPVAVRLDFGPYMESRSFVTAWDPPRLFAREGAGWVPGSPPIATEFSVEARAGGVCVVRIVQSLFSSTDDWDAQLTGAEEGWPGIARILRLYLLHFRGQRAAIMQLMAPVTGTAAEAWATLTAALGLSGVGVGQGWTVPTGAPELGGIVEHVSDSPYGVLLRLDKPGPGTAAFGTIEFGDAVMATLTFYMYGEQAAAGVEHETPRWQAWIQECFPMPAGSGGSE